A genomic stretch from Dissulfurispira thermophila includes:
- the atpF gene encoding F0F1 ATP synthase subunit B: protein MKKISGFKFQISNLLFTVYFSLFPVAVFAAEAGGEHGGSIMEWVWRIVNFAILVFILVKFLNKPLKNYLQQRKELIEKSIKEAQEAKELAMKALREVEERLKVKDKEVEDIISSAKVSGEKEKERLIQEGERLKVKILEQAKTNIEYEVKKAKEAIKAEAVDAAMQLAEEKIKAKITKDDHEKLFQESLKLISTKN, encoded by the coding sequence ATGAAAAAAATTTCAGGTTTCAAATTTCAAATTTCAAATTTATTGTTTACTGTTTATTTTTCACTATTTCCGGTTGCTGTATTTGCTGCAGAAGCAGGAGGCGAGCACGGTGGTTCGATAATGGAGTGGGTGTGGAGGATAGTTAATTTTGCAATACTCGTATTTATACTTGTTAAATTTCTCAATAAGCCTCTGAAAAATTACCTTCAGCAGAGAAAAGAACTTATAGAGAAAAGTATTAAAGAGGCTCAGGAGGCAAAAGAGCTTGCTATGAAGGCACTCAGAGAAGTTGAGGAGAGGCTTAAGGTTAAAGATAAAGAGGTGGAAGATATAATATCTTCAGCAAAGGTTTCAGGTGAAAAAGAAAAGGAAAGGCTTATACAAGAGGGTGAAAGGCTAAAGGTTAAGATTTTGGAGCAAGCAAAAACAAATATCGAGTATGAGGTCAAGAAGGCAAAAGAGGCAATTAAGGCAGAAGCTGTGGATGCAGCCATGCAGCTTGCAGAGGAAAAAATAAAAGCAAAAATAACAAAGGATGACCACGAAAAGCTATTTCAGGAATCTCTAAAGCTTATAAGCACAAAGAATTAG
- a CDS encoding cysteine desulfurase family protein, whose amino-acid sequence MIYLDCNATTPIDEEVKKAMMDAFSLYGNPSSSHSIGMAARAAVDRARKQVSDLIRCDSSEIIFTSGGTESNNLAIIGTAYKYRRGHIITSVIEHPAILNPVKWLEMNGFEATYIRVDSSGIVDPDDVKKAIRKDTILITIMHSNNETGVLQPIKEIGMIAHENNITFHTDAAQSIGKMDLKIPELMVDMLTVVSHKFYGPKGVGALYLRNGIDMMPIMFGAGHERGMRPGTENIIGILGFGKACEIALRDMSFRCEHLVKLRDMLFSLLEGRLVIKLNGHKTLRLPNTLNIAIEGIVADDIVLKLSNKIAFSSGSACHAGLRKPSPVLKAMGLSDKDALSSVRLSVGKDNTFEEIKAAAEIITQTINEIKD is encoded by the coding sequence ATGATTTATCTGGATTGTAATGCTACAACCCCTATTGATGAAGAAGTGAAAAAAGCTATGATGGATGCCTTTAGCCTTTATGGCAATCCTTCAAGTAGTCACAGCATTGGCATGGCAGCAAGGGCTGCTGTGGACAGAGCAAGGAAACAGGTTTCGGATCTAATTCGCTGTGATTCCTCAGAAATAATTTTCACATCAGGAGGTACAGAATCTAACAACCTTGCCATAATTGGCACTGCTTATAAATATCGAAGAGGACATATAATAACATCTGTTATTGAGCATCCTGCTATTTTAAATCCCGTAAAATGGCTTGAGATGAATGGATTTGAAGCCACTTATATCAGAGTAGATTCCAGTGGAATAGTTGACCCTGATGATGTAAAGAAGGCAATAAGAAAAGATACTATTCTTATAACTATCATGCATTCTAACAATGAAACAGGGGTATTGCAGCCAATTAAAGAAATTGGTATGATTGCCCATGAAAACAATATAACATTCCATACAGATGCTGCGCAGAGTATTGGGAAAATGGATTTGAAGATTCCTGAATTAATGGTTGATATGTTAACTGTTGTGTCACATAAGTTTTACGGACCAAAAGGTGTTGGTGCGTTATACTTGAGAAACGGTATTGATATGATGCCCATAATGTTTGGCGCTGGACATGAGAGGGGAATGAGACCTGGAACAGAGAATATCATAGGGATTTTAGGATTCGGGAAGGCATGTGAGATTGCTTTGAGAGATATGTCTTTTAGATGCGAACACTTGGTAAAACTCAGGGATATGCTGTTTTCGTTATTAGAAGGTAGGCTTGTTATTAAGCTCAATGGGCATAAGACATTGCGGCTTCCGAATACCTTGAATATAGCTATTGAGGGAATTGTTGCTGATGATATTGTTTTGAAACTAAGCAATAAAATAGCATTTTCATCAGGCTCTGCATGCCATGCTGGTCTCAGAAAGCCTTCTCCTGTTTTGAAGGCAATGGGTCTATCTGATAAAGATGCCTTATCTTCAGTAAGACTGAGTGTAGGTAAAGATAATACCTTCGAAGAAATAAAAGCTGCTGCAGAGATAATAACTCAGACTATAAATGAGATAAAGGACTGA
- a CDS encoding ATP synthase F0 subunit B gives MLEFNQWFFVLLANFLILLFVLNAILFKPLAKIFKERETATAGALDEAKSLMLKKDEAVERMNAELMSAKNKAREIFDSLREAGIARQKEMLTKAEAEAVELIEKARKELQTEAEKARAALRADIEKFSDEIVSRLVRV, from the coding sequence ATGTTAGAGTTTAATCAATGGTTTTTTGTTCTCCTTGCAAACTTTCTTATCCTACTCTTTGTCTTGAACGCCATTCTTTTTAAACCCCTTGCAAAAATATTTAAAGAAAGAGAAACTGCTACAGCAGGTGCCCTTGACGAAGCAAAATCACTAATGCTCAAGAAGGATGAAGCAGTTGAAAGGATGAATGCAGAGCTTATGTCAGCTAAAAATAAGGCAAGAGAGATCTTTGATTCATTAAGAGAGGCTGGGATTGCAAGGCAGAAAGAGATGCTTACAAAGGCAGAGGCCGAGGCTGTGGAACTAATCGAGAAAGCACGAAAGGAACTGCAGACAGAGGCTGAAAAAGCAAGGGCGGCATTAAGGGCAGACATCGAGAAGTTCTCAGATGAAATTGTTAGCAGGTTGGTGAGGGTATGA
- the rpoN gene encoding RNA polymerase factor sigma-54, producing MALESRLDLKLSQKLILTPQLQQAIKLLQMPQIELAQTLNNELVENPFLEEEIEEPEMDGQIVEDIGASVSVDDTEIPLEGLMNFSVDEYFEERGSDGRDLGYFAPDIEEQPSYEIFFSKKLDLYDHLLWQLRLSNAPDRVRIVAEVVIGNIDEDGYLRATEDELISSTDANIDTVKSAVELVQGFDPPGVGARNLKECLLLQLKALNLSGTLIEKIIVNNMEDLQKKKYNNIARQYNSPIDDIIAAVKIIEGLNPRPATSFSSVETNYIVPDVFITKSDEGYQIILNEEGMPRLRLNNSYRKLLLRKESLTKEEREFLKEKLRLATELIKSLDQRNKTIYKVSESILKFQRDFFDKGVQFLKPLNLRDVASDINMHESTVSRVTSNKFLACSHGVFSFRFFFSSAIHSDNGQVSSTFVKDIIKRIISEEDPRKPLSDQMITDMLKKQNIIIARRTVAKYREELKIPPQNQRKIYE from the coding sequence ATGGCACTGGAAAGTAGATTAGATTTAAAACTCTCTCAGAAGCTCATTCTTACACCTCAACTCCAGCAGGCTATTAAACTTTTGCAGATGCCTCAGATTGAACTTGCTCAGACACTGAACAATGAGCTTGTAGAGAATCCTTTTTTAGAAGAAGAAATTGAAGAGCCCGAAATGGATGGACAGATCGTCGAGGATATAGGTGCATCTGTTAGTGTAGATGACACTGAAATACCGCTTGAAGGTCTTATGAATTTCAGTGTTGACGAATACTTCGAAGAAAGAGGCAGCGACGGAAGAGACCTTGGTTATTTTGCTCCTGATATCGAAGAGCAACCGTCATATGAGATATTTTTTTCTAAAAAGCTGGACTTATATGATCACTTGCTTTGGCAATTGAGATTGAGTAATGCACCTGACAGAGTAAGGATTGTTGCAGAGGTTGTAATCGGTAATATTGATGAAGACGGCTATCTCAGGGCAACTGAAGACGAACTGATTTCCTCTACAGATGCTAATATTGATACGGTGAAATCTGCTGTTGAGCTTGTTCAAGGCTTTGACCCTCCGGGCGTTGGAGCGCGTAATCTCAAGGAATGTCTATTATTACAGCTTAAGGCGTTGAATTTAAGCGGCACCCTGATTGAGAAGATAATTGTTAATAACATGGAAGACTTGCAGAAAAAGAAATACAATAATATAGCAAGACAATATAATTCACCTATAGATGATATAATTGCTGCTGTTAAAATAATAGAGGGGCTTAATCCGAGACCTGCTACGAGTTTTTCTAGTGTTGAGACCAATTATATAGTCCCAGATGTCTTTATAACAAAGAGCGATGAGGGATACCAGATAATACTGAATGAAGAAGGCATGCCAAGACTCAGACTGAACAACAGCTATCGCAAGCTTCTTTTGAGAAAGGAATCTCTAACTAAGGAAGAGAGGGAATTTCTAAAGGAAAAGTTAAGGCTTGCTACTGAATTGATAAAGAGTCTTGATCAGAGAAATAAAACGATATATAAAGTTTCAGAGAGCATTCTTAAATTTCAGAGGGATTTTTTTGACAAAGGAGTCCAATTTCTTAAGCCATTGAATCTAAGGGATGTGGCATCTGATATTAATATGCACGAAAGCACAGTGAGCAGAGTGACATCAAACAAGTTTCTTGCATGCAGTCATGGGGTTTTTAGTTTCAGATTCTTTTTTAGTAGTGCAATACACTCAGACAATGGCCAGGTTTCATCTACCTTTGTTAAGGATATTATTAAAAGGATTATCTCAGAGGAAGATCCGAGAAAACCCTTGAGTGATCAAATGATAACAGACATGTTGAAAAAACAAAATATTATAATTGCGAGAAGGACAGTTGCAAAATATCGGGAGGAATTGAAGATTCCGCCCCAGAATCAGAGAAAGATATATGAATAA
- the lptB gene encoding LPS export ABC transporter ATP-binding protein, with protein sequence MNNHVLEIKNLSKTYGKRCVVSNVSISVRTGEIVGLLGPNGAGKTTTFYMVVGMIRPEHGDITLDGEDIKRLPMYQRARRGIGYLPQEPSIFRKLTVRQNLQAVLEIQNSRLRTQNLKDEVDRLLDEFNLTNFADRDGYRLSGGERRRTEIARAIALKPMFILFDEPFAGIDPIAIIELKKMMSYLKSKGLGILITDHNVRETLSITDRAYIINNGQVLAEGSPDDLVKNPSVKEAYLGEEFRL encoded by the coding sequence ATGAATAATCATGTCCTTGAAATAAAAAACCTATCAAAGACATACGGCAAGAGATGTGTGGTGAGTAATGTGAGCATATCTGTTAGGACAGGTGAGATAGTTGGATTGCTTGGTCCGAACGGTGCAGGAAAGACCACGACATTCTATATGGTGGTTGGTATGATACGGCCTGAACATGGTGATATTACACTTGATGGAGAGGATATAAAAAGGCTTCCTATGTATCAGCGGGCAAGAAGGGGAATTGGTTACCTACCGCAGGAACCCTCGATATTCAGAAAACTAACTGTGAGACAAAATCTGCAAGCTGTTTTGGAGATTCAAAATTCAAGGCTTAGGACTCAAAATTTAAAAGATGAAGTTGATAGACTTCTTGATGAGTTTAATTTGACAAATTTTGCAGACAGAGATGGATATAGACTCTCGGGTGGAGAAAGAAGACGCACTGAGATCGCAAGGGCAATTGCCTTAAAGCCAATGTTTATACTATTTGATGAGCCTTTTGCAGGTATAGATCCCATTGCAATAATAGAATTGAAAAAGATGATGTCATATCTGAAATCAAAGGGGCTTGGTATTCTTATAACTGATCATAATGTAAGGGAAACTCTTTCAATTACAGACAGGGCATATATTATTAATAATGGACAGGTTTTAGCAGAGGGTTCACCAGATGACCTGGTGAAAAATCCTTCTGTAAAAGAGGCATATCTCGGAGAGGAGTTTAGATTATAA
- the atpA gene encoding F0F1 ATP synthase subunit alpha: MEIKVEEISEYLKKQIADFEKRVDVSEVGVVTNVGDGIARIYGLDNCMASELLEFPNGVFGMALNLEEDVVGAVLFGEDTLIKEGDVVKRTGKIMSVPAGEEMIGRVVNAIGQPIDGKGPINAKASRIVDVVAPGIVDRQPVREPLQTGIKAIDAMIPVGRGQRELIIGDRQTGKTAIAIDAIINQKGGDVICIYVAVGQKRASVARVVKTLEEHGAMAHTIVVSATASEPAPLQYIAPYTGCAIGEYFRDSGRHALIIYDDLSKQATAYRQLSLLLRRPPGREAFPGDVFYLHSRLLERAAKLSDELGGGSLTALPIIETQAGDVSAYIPTNVISITDGQIYLEPDLFYAGVRPAVNVGLSVSRVGGAAQTKAMKQVAGTLRLDLAQFRELAAFAQFGSDLDKATLAQIERGKRMVELLKQDQYVPLPVEDQVALIFAGSQGYLDDIPVEAIKKFEAEFLAFMRDKKADVKNELKEKKAIDDTLKEKLNAAITEFKKGFII, translated from the coding sequence ATGGAAATCAAGGTAGAAGAGATTAGCGAGTATCTGAAAAAACAAATAGCCGATTTTGAAAAGCGGGTTGATGTTAGCGAGGTCGGAGTCGTTACCAATGTTGGTGACGGTATTGCCAGAATTTATGGTCTTGATAACTGCATGGCATCAGAACTTCTGGAGTTTCCAAACGGCGTATTTGGAATGGCACTAAATCTTGAAGAGGATGTAGTTGGGGCAGTTCTTTTTGGTGAGGATACCCTTATTAAAGAAGGCGATGTAGTGAAGAGGACAGGAAAGATTATGTCTGTCCCTGCCGGAGAAGAAATGATAGGAAGGGTTGTTAATGCTATTGGTCAACCTATTGATGGCAAAGGTCCAATAAATGCAAAGGCAAGTAGGATAGTAGATGTTGTTGCACCCGGTATTGTTGACAGGCAGCCAGTCAGAGAGCCTTTGCAGACAGGGATAAAGGCAATCGATGCAATGATTCCAGTTGGGAGGGGACAGAGAGAACTTATCATCGGAGACCGCCAGACGGGAAAGACAGCAATTGCTATTGATGCAATCATTAATCAAAAAGGTGGCGATGTTATTTGCATATATGTTGCTGTAGGTCAGAAAAGGGCATCTGTTGCCCGTGTTGTTAAGACGCTTGAGGAACACGGAGCAATGGCTCACACTATTGTTGTTTCAGCAACTGCCAGTGAGCCAGCACCACTGCAGTACATAGCTCCTTATACTGGCTGCGCAATCGGTGAATATTTTAGAGACAGCGGAAGGCATGCATTGATTATATATGACGACTTAAGCAAACAGGCTACTGCATACAGACAGCTTTCCTTGCTGCTTAGACGCCCTCCGGGACGTGAGGCATTTCCTGGAGATGTCTTTTATCTCCATTCGAGGTTGCTTGAAAGAGCAGCTAAATTGAGTGATGAGTTGGGTGGAGGGTCATTGACTGCACTTCCAATAATAGAGACACAGGCAGGTGATGTCTCAGCATATATCCCAACTAATGTCATTTCCATTACTGATGGGCAAATATATCTTGAACCAGACCTCTTTTATGCAGGTGTTAGGCCTGCAGTCAATGTTGGTCTTTCGGTTAGCCGTGTTGGTGGCGCAGCACAGACAAAGGCAATGAAGCAGGTTGCAGGAACCCTCAGGCTTGACCTTGCACAGTTCAGAGAACTGGCGGCATTTGCACAGTTTGGTTCTGACCTTGATAAAGCAACACTGGCACAGATAGAGAGGGGTAAGAGAATGGTCGAGTTGTTAAAGCAGGATCAGTATGTGCCACTTCCTGTTGAGGATCAGGTAGCCTTGATTTTTGCTGGCTCTCAGGGATATCTTGATGATATACCTGTTGAGGCAATTAAGAAATTTGAGGCAGAATTCCTTGCCTTTATGAGAGATAAGAAGGCTGATGTAAAGAATGAGTTAAAAGAAAAAAAGGCGATTGACGATACCTTGAAAGAAAAGCTCAATGCTGCAATTACTGAATTTAAGAAGGGCTTTATAATTTAG
- a CDS encoding IS110 family transposase: protein MHGKDYNKQIAKRQRVKRTTLVIGMDIGNEFNAMCLMNKDGEVLGKYSRIYNSRKGFNFFSKIIEAMKKKKGFKDVLIGMEPTGHYWRKIAYFGKDKGYEVRFVRTTALRHQRELDESSSAKSDIRDAVTIANITREGKYIDTVIEDGVFRQLRTLAHVRERIQRYNTGSKHALRAVLDDYFPELNGIFWSMKSKGLWAVLENCPFPEDVKRLGQKELTELIAKSTRRKGSAAKKAAELYHAAKETVGLKQIGIADRYRLKMYLEEVKRSEAQLKDIEEEMKKLLGEVPCAKNILSIPGVGVLSCAVFLGELGNPSNFKSPKQIIKYAGYDPRENDSGQSIGRKRISKKGRWMLRKYLYFMSMRAIHRSKFFSEYYYSKLKSSNRFGQPLKKKEAICAVAIKLIKVIFALLRDNRMFTAKAPALALAA, encoded by the coding sequence ATGCATGGGAAAGATTATAACAAGCAGATAGCAAAGCGTCAAAGAGTAAAGAGGACGACACTGGTGATTGGGATGGACATAGGGAACGAATTTAATGCAATGTGTCTGATGAACAAAGACGGAGAGGTATTGGGCAAGTATTCCCGTATATACAACAGCAGGAAAGGTTTTAACTTTTTCTCAAAGATAATAGAAGCGATGAAAAAGAAAAAAGGATTCAAGGATGTGTTAATAGGCATGGAGCCGACAGGACATTATTGGAGGAAGATAGCTTATTTTGGTAAAGACAAGGGGTATGAAGTTAGGTTTGTCAGGACAACGGCGTTAAGACATCAAAGAGAGCTTGACGAAAGTTCCTCGGCCAAGAGCGACATCAGGGATGCGGTAACAATAGCCAACATAACGAGAGAGGGCAAGTATATAGACACCGTTATAGAAGACGGCGTATTTAGGCAACTAAGGACATTAGCCCATGTACGGGAACGGATACAGAGATACAACACAGGTTCAAAGCATGCATTGAGAGCAGTATTAGATGATTATTTCCCTGAGCTAAATGGAATCTTCTGGTCAATGAAGTCTAAAGGTTTATGGGCAGTGCTGGAGAACTGTCCATTTCCCGAAGACGTAAAAAGGCTTGGACAAAAGGAGTTGACAGAGCTTATAGCAAAGAGCACACGACGCAAAGGCTCAGCAGCAAAGAAGGCTGCGGAGCTTTACCATGCAGCAAAAGAAACAGTTGGACTTAAACAGATAGGCATAGCAGATCGTTACAGATTAAAGATGTATTTGGAGGAAGTAAAGCGTTCGGAGGCGCAACTGAAAGACATAGAGGAAGAGATGAAGAAACTGTTAGGAGAAGTCCCCTGTGCAAAGAACATACTGTCGATTCCCGGTGTAGGAGTTTTATCCTGTGCAGTGTTTTTGGGAGAACTGGGGAATCCTTCTAACTTTAAGAGCCCTAAACAGATAATCAAATACGCTGGATATGATCCTCGGGAGAACGATTCTGGACAAAGCATAGGGAGAAAGAGGATATCAAAGAAGGGGCGCTGGATGCTGAGGAAATATCTCTATTTTATGAGCATGAGAGCTATACATCGGAGCAAGTTTTTCAGTGAATATTATTATAGCAAGTTAAAGAGCAGCAATCGATTTGGGCAGCCATTAAAGAAAAAAGAAGCGATATGTGCGGTGGCCATAAAACTGATAAAAGTGATATTTGCGCTGCTAAGAGACAATAGAATGTTTACCGCTAAAGCGCCTGCATTGGCATTAGCGGCATAA
- the hpf gene encoding ribosome hibernation-promoting factor, HPF/YfiA family codes for MNIIVNGRHLEITPALRSYAEEKIGRFEKYISNISEAIVTLGVEKYRHKAEVLLKVNGVMIQAESVTGEVYSAIDEVVEKLEKQVLKHKEKIHAYRKGEKKTHTQTIAVASSEKGRIIKNKRFDMKPMSPEEAVDQMELLDKDFFVFSNDVSGAINVVYRRKDGNYGLIEPMK; via the coding sequence ATGAACATTATTGTCAATGGTCGTCATCTGGAGATAACGCCAGCACTAAGGAGTTATGCTGAGGAAAAGATTGGTAGGTTTGAAAAGTATATCTCTAATATTAGCGAGGCTATAGTGACACTTGGCGTGGAGAAATACAGGCACAAGGCAGAGGTGCTTCTGAAAGTGAATGGAGTTATGATCCAGGCAGAAAGCGTAACAGGTGAGGTTTATTCTGCTATAGATGAGGTCGTAGAAAAGCTCGAAAAACAGGTGCTAAAACATAAAGAAAAGATACATGCTTACAGGAAAGGGGAGAAAAAGACTCATACTCAGACTATAGCAGTTGCGTCGTCAGAAAAGGGAAGGATTATCAAAAATAAGAGATTTGACATGAAGCCAATGAGTCCTGAAGAGGCTGTTGATCAAATGGAACTCCTCGATAAAGATTTCTTTGTTTTCAGCAATGATGTAAGCGGAGCTATCAATGTTGTCTATCGCAGAAAAGACGGCAATTATGGACTGATAGAGCCAATGAAATAG
- the rapZ gene encoding RNase adapter RapZ, with protein MGNRQEVKNKEMGIEDQNISPAAYSPSPYVVIVSGLSGAGKTVALRALEDIGFFCIDNLPVTLIESFLSTIKTKQGMEKIGISIDIREKEFLSDVYNILSSIKDRYKIEILFLEAEKNVMLRRYKETRRPHPVLSMRGEMDIETAIEEEITLLSVIRDAADRIIDTSTYTPHQLRHLITSLYGSLTEKQAVNISLISFGYKFGVPQNVDILFDVRFLPNPYFIPELKALKGTDPVVYDFVIKKKETKEFLSHITGLIDFLLPHYIREGRTYLVVGIGCTGGMHRSPAIVEEISKHLDKKHGIKSYVIHRDMV; from the coding sequence ATGGGCAATAGGCAAGAGGTAAAAAATAAGGAAATGGGTATAGAAGATCAAAACATATCACCTGCAGCCTATAGCCCATCGCCTTATGTAGTAATCGTCAGCGGGCTTTCTGGTGCAGGCAAGACAGTTGCCTTGAGGGCACTTGAAGATATAGGCTTTTTTTGTATAGACAATCTCCCCGTTACACTCATAGAATCATTTCTTTCCACTATCAAAACTAAGCAAGGTATGGAAAAAATAGGTATAAGCATTGATATAAGGGAAAAGGAATTTTTATCTGATGTTTACAATATCCTGTCATCTATTAAAGACCGATACAAGATAGAGATACTATTTTTAGAGGCAGAAAAGAATGTGATGTTGAGAAGATACAAAGAGACGAGGCGCCCACATCCTGTGTTGTCTATGAGGGGTGAGATGGATATAGAGACGGCTATAGAAGAGGAAATAACACTGCTGTCTGTTATAAGGGATGCTGCTGATAGAATAATCGATACCTCAACCTATACACCTCATCAGTTAAGGCATCTGATAACATCCCTGTATGGGAGCCTAACAGAGAAACAAGCTGTCAATATATCACTTATATCGTTTGGATATAAATTCGGAGTGCCGCAAAATGTGGATATTCTGTTTGATGTAAGATTTTTGCCTAACCCATATTTTATTCCTGAACTCAAGGCACTAAAAGGCACTGACCCAGTAGTTTATGATTTTGTTATAAAGAAAAAGGAGACAAAGGAATTTTTATCTCATATAACCGGCCTTATTGATTTTCTATTGCCGCATTATATTAGAGAAGGGAGAACATATCTTGTTGTGGGCATAGGCTGTACAGGAGGGATGCATAGGTCTCCTGCGATTGTTGAAGAGATTTCAAAACATCTAGATAAAAAGCATGGGATAAAGTCATATGTAATACACAGGGATATGGTATAG
- the atpH gene encoding ATP synthase F1 subunit delta, translated as MKKVKGIKRYARQFLNTMNINEVPQAIEQLSAISDLMEKDKTFRNIMISPVFSEAENQQIINYLGQRLKMSETTVKYIRYLSASKALSAMSEIVMAIVAGYLDMKKRVKAVVTSPVQVSKDYEGKLRDSLREITGRDVDMEFVVDPVLLGGVRIKVGSTMYDSSIKGQLRLLRDKLIKG; from the coding sequence TTGAAAAAGGTAAAAGGCATAAAGCGATATGCAAGGCAGTTTTTAAACACAATGAATATTAATGAGGTTCCACAGGCAATCGAGCAATTGAGTGCAATATCTGACCTGATGGAAAAAGACAAGACATTTAGAAATATTATGATAAGCCCTGTATTTAGTGAAGCAGAAAACCAGCAGATAATTAACTATCTGGGGCAAAGACTTAAGATGTCGGAAACGACTGTCAAGTATATTCGGTATCTTTCTGCATCAAAGGCTCTCAGTGCAATGTCTGAGATAGTAATGGCTATAGTAGCAGGATATCTCGATATGAAGAAACGAGTAAAAGCAGTTGTGACATCCCCTGTTCAGGTAAGTAAAGATTATGAGGGAAAATTGAGAGATTCTCTCAGGGAGATTACTGGAAGAGATGTTGATATGGAGTTTGTTGTAGATCCTGTTCTTCTTGGTGGTGTTCGTATTAAGGTGGGCAGCACAATGTATGACAGCAGTATAAAGGGCCAATTAAGGCTTTTAAGAGATAAGCTTATAAAGGGGTGA
- the atpG gene encoding ATP synthase F1 subunit gamma: protein MPGLKEIRKRISSVKSTKQITKAMKMVAAAKFRKAQARILELRPYADKMNSVLASLATTVEIGHPLLEVRLRKRVEVIVLTGDKGLCGAFNTNVMKAAFKLIKEMQSEGIEVSVSAIGKKGNDLLKRRGFTPRQSWLGISGRVSYLNAKEITANIIENYINETFDEVILIYNEFKSALVQKVSIVKLLPLAPVKTEVSEPQETIAAFIYEPSQQAIFDNLLPKNLEIQVFRALLESQASEEAARMTSMENATKAADDMIDNLTLQYNKARQASITKELMDIVGGVEALKQ from the coding sequence ATGCCTGGATTAAAAGAGATACGAAAGAGGATAAGCTCGGTTAAGAGCACAAAGCAGATTACTAAGGCCATGAAAATGGTTGCAGCAGCCAAGTTCAGAAAGGCGCAAGCGAGGATACTCGAACTTCGTCCATATGCTGATAAAATGAACTCAGTGCTTGCATCTCTTGCAACAACAGTTGAGATAGGGCATCCATTGCTTGAAGTAAGATTGCGGAAAAGGGTAGAGGTTATCGTTCTCACAGGGGATAAGGGACTATGCGGGGCATTTAATACCAATGTAATGAAGGCAGCATTCAAGCTTATTAAAGAGATGCAGTCAGAAGGTATAGAGGTTAGCGTCAGCGCCATAGGAAAAAAAGGAAATGACCTTCTAAAAAGAAGGGGGTTTACTCCGCGTCAGTCCTGGCTTGGAATTTCAGGGAGAGTCTCTTATCTAAATGCAAAAGAAATTACCGCAAATATCATAGAAAACTATATTAATGAAACTTTTGACGAAGTTATTCTTATCTATAATGAATTTAAATCTGCTCTTGTTCAAAAGGTTTCTATTGTTAAACTTTTACCTCTTGCACCAGTAAAGACAGAGGTGTCTGAGCCGCAAGAAACTATAGCAGCATTTATATATGAACCTTCACAGCAGGCCATATTTGACAATCTGCTGCCAAAGAATCTTGAAATACAGGTTTTTAGGGCATTGCTTGAATCTCAGGCATCTGAAGAAGCAGCCAGAATGACATCAATGGAAAATGCTACAAAGGCAGCAGATGATATGATTGATAACCTGACGCTGCAATATAATAAGGCAAGACAGGCATCTATTACAAAAGAACTTATGGACATCGTTGGCGGTGTCGAGGCATTAAAACAATAA